The stretch of DNA TCCCCTCTTTGTTGAAAATCCTGATCTTTTCAATCCCTTCCTGCTCACCAATCGTCTCGATGATATTGTGCACCGCTTCGCTTTCATATTTTAACATATCGTAGCGCGTGCTCCTTTTAACCGTCTCGCTGATTCGGGAAGCTCCTTTCAAAACCTCGCCGATCAACTGTCTTTTCTGGGAATTTATGCTCACAAAGGTGAAAATCCCTAAGGCAATAATCAGAATAGACCCCACGAATAAGATTAATTTAAACCCTAAGCGATTATACCACATATGAAAAGCTCCTTAATCCAAAAACTAATATAAGACCTCAAAAATTAAATGTCAAACCCTTAACCAAGAAAATATACAGAATAAAAAAATGATACATTTGTATCCTGTTGGTGGAACAGGCATCTTGCCTGTCTGTTTTTGGAGCGCAAGAGCTTGCTCTTGCCTTTTTGAAAAGATTTTTGTAGGGACAGCCCTTGTGGCTGTCCGCATTAGGATTCGGACAGGGACAAGCCCTATCCCTACAGAAAAAAATAGCGGCGAAGGGATTCGAACCCCTGACTAAAGGATTATGATTCCTCTGCTCTGGCCAGCTGAGCTACGCCGCCAAGTCGTCAGGATATTTACGATAAAAAACAAAAATTGTCAAGGGAAAATAAGCAGGAACTGGAGTGTAAAGCTTTACCATTAACCTGATGGTCACTAAGAAATTCAATCTCGGCAAACCTATCCGAGAAACGGATCCATAGGAAAGGTTTGCACTCCAGGATCACTGAAGAAACTACTTTTTCAGAGCTCTTTCATTCCGGGACTATACTAACGCTTAAACGACTTCAGCCATTCCTGTTGTCCCTTTTGCATCTCCTCAGGCGTGAGAACATATTTATATGTGGCAATTACCCAGCAATGTCCGTACGGATCTTTCACTTTACCCATCCTGTCACCCCAGAACATATCTGACGTTGGCATCATTACCTTGCACCCCGCGGAAGTTGCTCTTTTAAATACAGAGTCACAGTCTTCCACGTACATGAAAAGACTTGCTGTGGCGAAATTTTCAGGACCCTTTTCCCATTCGCCCTGCATCGCATCAGCTAACATTATGTGCGAATTGCCGAACTTCAGCATAGCGTGCATAACTCCCTTACCATCCGGTGTCGGCGCAATAGACCCCATAAGTTCTGCCCCGAATGCTTTTTGATAGAATTCGATCGCCTCACGGCAATTGCCATTGAAAAACAGCATTGTCGTCAAGGTATTCATCCCCTCTGGAACAGGTCTTGGAGCGGGTTGAACCATTTAAACCTCCTTTTGACTTGTTTACTCTGACCAGCTATCACGGCGTCACTTTTCAGGGTATTTACGATAAAAAACAAGGCTTGTCAAGCTAAATGTATTATTCATTTTTCACCAAAAAATCCTTGCTAAATACATCTAAAGAACTAAATTGTAAAAAGAAATTATTCAACCTTTTATTTTCTTTATAAGAAGGAGAAGAAAAAATGGAAGAAGAGCTCAGAGCGAATTCGAGTCCAGATGAGAGTGGATTCTACAAAGGCCTTGCGCAGGCACCACTTCATTTCAATAACATGGTCGCTGAGTTGATAGACAATGCCATTTCCGCGAAGGATAAAGATTTTAATGTTTA from Candidatus Zixiibacteriota bacterium encodes:
- a CDS encoding VOC family protein, whose translation is MVQPAPRPVPEGMNTLTTMLFFNGNCREAIEFYQKAFGAELMGSIAPTPDGKGVMHAMLKFGNSHIMLADAMQGEWEKGPENFATASLFMYVEDCDSVFKRATSAGCKVMMPTSDMFWGDRMGKVKDPYGHCWVIATYKYVLTPEEMQKGQQEWLKSFKR